A single genomic interval of Desulfovibrio sp. harbors:
- a CDS encoding DUF503 domain-containing protein: protein MFMAVLTVEFNLHGNDNLKAKRRVANSLKQKTRNKFNVAIAEAGTENSLSSLRLAVVSISNSEGHLRSRMDKCALMMEAVCPEEMVESQVEIYAAD from the coding sequence ATGTTCATGGCAGTACTCACAGTGGAATTCAACCTGCACGGCAATGATAATCTCAAGGCCAAGCGCCGCGTTGCCAACAGTTTGAAGCAGAAAACGCGCAATAAATTTAATGTGGCCATTGCGGAAGCAGGCACAGAAAACAGCCTGAGCAGCCTGCGTCTGGCCGTTGTCTCCATTTCCAACAGCGAAGGGCATTTACGCAGCCGCATGGACAAATGCGCGCTGATGATGGAGGCCGTCTGCCCTGAAGAAATGGTGGAAAGTCAGGTGGAAATATATGCAGCAGATTAA